The Desulfovibrio desulfuricans DSM 642 genome includes a window with the following:
- a CDS encoding DVU_1553 family AMP-dependent CoA ligase has product MTDDVNHPSRAGFGSCPLNLWLARQCGAYSPAELPGKLEAAQTALLRSTLRQALCGAFYARHLRECDLDITSMDHLERLPFTTAEDLRNWGDFLCVSQGDVQRMVTLHTSGTTGQPKRLAFTDEDLARTRDFFAVGMSQLVGAGQRLAVLLPGAERPDGVADLLRQALSAAGVEVLAPPPEVHAAPAPDAGSCVEAGGEPCSMPPPGKALAQWLEQAKPHCLVAAPAQLALLLKYFPHRGPQGLAGILTSAEPLDDALGLALRRAWQCEILDHYGLTETAYGCAVECRAHQGFHVRELDVLIEIVDISGRKILAQGEEGEVVITTLQRQAMPLVRYRTGDVACLLTAPCACGSPLRRLGPVRGRIERKNGQPTRIVRPAKGRGV; this is encoded by the coding sequence TGACGTAAATCATCCTTCCAGAGCAGGTTTCGGCTCCTGCCCGCTTAATCTCTGGCTGGCCCGTCAGTGCGGCGCGTACAGCCCTGCGGAACTGCCCGGCAAGCTGGAGGCTGCGCAAACGGCCTTGCTGCGCAGCACCTTGCGGCAGGCCCTGTGCGGGGCGTTTTATGCCAGGCATTTGCGGGAGTGCGATCTGGATATAACCAGTATGGATCATCTGGAGCGCCTGCCCTTCACCACTGCGGAAGACCTGCGCAACTGGGGGGATTTTTTGTGCGTTTCGCAGGGGGATGTGCAGCGTATGGTCACGCTGCACACGTCAGGCACCACGGGGCAGCCCAAACGGCTTGCCTTTACTGATGAGGACTTGGCCCGTACGCGCGATTTTTTTGCCGTGGGTATGAGCCAGCTTGTGGGCGCGGGGCAGCGGTTGGCAGTGCTGTTGCCCGGTGCGGAGCGGCCTGACGGCGTGGCCGACCTGCTGCGGCAGGCTTTGAGCGCGGCGGGTGTGGAAGTGCTGGCTCCACCGCCGGAAGTCCACGCGGCCCCAGCGCCAGATGCTGGCTCTTGTGTGGAGGCGGGCGGAGAGCCATGCAGTATGCCACCCCCGGGCAAAGCTCTTGCCCAATGGCTGGAGCAGGCAAAGCCCCATTGCCTTGTGGCCGCGCCGGCGCAACTCGCCCTTTTACTGAAGTACTTTCCCCACCGGGGGCCGCAGGGGCTTGCGGGCATCCTCACCAGCGCGGAGCCTCTGGATGATGCGCTTGGTCTGGCCTTGCGCCGGGCGTGGCAATGCGAGATTCTGGATCACTACGGCCTTACCGAAACCGCTTACGGCTGCGCGGTGGAATGCCGGGCGCATCAGGGCTTTCATGTGCGCGAACTGGACGTTCTGATAGAAATAGTAGATATTTCAGGGCGTAAAATATTGGCCCAAGGCGAGGAGGGCGAGGTCGTCATTACCACGCTCCAACGTCAGGCCATGCCCTTGGTGCGATATCGAACCGGTGATGTGGCCTGTCTGCTCACGGCTCCTTGCGCCTGCGGCAGCCCTTTGCGCAGGCTTGGCCCTGTGCGTGGACGCATTGAGCGCAAAAACGGGCAACCGACGCGCATCGTGCGTCCCGCCAAGGGGCGGGGTGTTTAG
- a CDS encoding DVU_1551 family NTP transferase translates to MKPAVLILAAGMASRMGAAKALLSLPSLPEGASCSALRGLVCLYRALGVENVVIISGFHAEVVEAEALVLGLTAVRNPDPQRGMFSSVQTGVEALVKGGFDGQFFVQPVDVPLVRPLTITALLDAAGQEEANQSAALAVSGKAAPMPVLVPTFDGQEGHPPLIPMTLATHILAHQGQNGLRGALEGAPLRHVPVADALILEDMDTPDDYARLRVLARERYTLSPVEAECLLHTCNVPEKGLRHARAVGAVACCLAEALAHAREAAGYDAGVDPRLALAGGLLHDICKGQPRHEAAAGEFLRRLELPEMARLVQDHRDLSLPEDEPVTERELVYLADKYCYGGNFVPVQRRFGLKMEAYAQDAPACEAIHGRLGRVKALEERIAREIGKEPALVAERALVRNCNAARSNAARREVA, encoded by the coding sequence ATGAAACCAGCCGTTCTGATTCTTGCCGCAGGTATGGCCTCGCGCATGGGCGCAGCCAAGGCCCTGCTTTCCCTGCCATCGTTGCCCGAAGGCGCGAGCTGCTCCGCCCTGAGGGGGCTGGTCTGTCTGTACCGCGCCCTTGGTGTGGAAAATGTGGTGATCATCAGCGGCTTCCACGCCGAAGTTGTGGAAGCAGAGGCACTGGTGCTGGGACTGACCGCAGTGCGGAATCCCGACCCGCAGCGGGGCATGTTTTCATCTGTGCAGACTGGTGTGGAGGCCCTGGTGAAGGGCGGTTTTGACGGGCAGTTTTTTGTGCAGCCTGTGGATGTGCCGCTGGTGCGGCCCCTGACCATCACGGCATTGCTTGATGCCGCAGGGCAGGAAGAGGCCAACCAATCGGCAGCTCTGGCCGTGAGCGGCAAGGCCGCGCCCATGCCGGTGCTTGTGCCGACATTTGACGGACAGGAGGGGCATCCTCCCCTGATTCCCATGACTTTGGCCACGCATATTCTGGCGCACCAGGGGCAAAACGGGCTGCGCGGGGCGCTGGAAGGCGCACCCCTGCGGCATGTACCTGTGGCTGACGCCCTGATTCTGGAAGATATGGACACCCCCGATGACTATGCGCGCCTGCGCGTGCTGGCCCGTGAGCGGTATACTCTCTCGCCTGTGGAGGCGGAATGCCTGCTGCACACGTGCAATGTGCCGGAAAAAGGCTTGCGCCATGCGCGGGCAGTGGGGGCTGTGGCCTGCTGTCTGGCTGAGGCTCTGGCGCATGCGCGTGAGGCCGCAGGCTATGATGCCGGGGTGGACCCCCGTCTGGCGCTGGCTGGCGGGTTGCTGCACGATATCTGCAAAGGCCAGCCCAGGCATGAGGCGGCTGCTGGGGAATTTTTGCGGCGGCTGGAACTGCCGGAAATGGCGCGTCTGGTGCAGGATCACCGCGATCTGTCCTTGCCGGAGGACGAACCGGTCACAGAGCGCGAATTGGTCTATCTGGCGGACAAATATTGCTACGGCGGCAACTTTGTGCCCGTGCAGCGGCGTTTTGGCCTCAAAATGGAGGCTTACGCCCAGGATGCCCCGGCCTGCGAGGCCATCCATGGGCGGCTTGGTCGCGTCAAGGCGCTGGAAGAGCGCATTGCCCGCGAAATAGGCAAAGAACCCGCCCTGGTGGCGGAACGCGCCCTTGTGCGTAATTGCAATGCAGCGCGCAGCAATGCTGCCCGGCGTGAGGTTGCATGA
- a CDS encoding histidine phosphatase family protein — MSGIWLVRHGMLPPNPERRMVGARDIPLSPAGREQIRLLARQFMPAVQGALGAVICSDLDRCRETAAILMEALPGRPPLHVEPGLREIDLGLWQGMTKAEIELAWPGAHAARGQDMAHFCPPHGESFMQAQRRALAAVARWRRFYPGATLLMVSHAGILGSLLAHYLALPLKDVLRIPQYYGCRAFVPEW; from the coding sequence ATGAGCGGCATCTGGCTGGTGCGGCACGGCATGTTGCCGCCCAATCCGGAGCGGCGCATGGTCGGCGCGCGGGATATCCCCTTAAGCCCTGCGGGCAGGGAGCAGATACGCCTTTTGGCGCGGCAGTTCATGCCAGCGGTGCAGGGCGCGCTTGGCGCGGTCATCTGCTCGGATCTTGACCGCTGCCGGGAGACTGCCGCCATCCTGATGGAGGCATTGCCGGGGCGGCCTCCCCTGCATGTGGAGCCCGGTCTGCGCGAGATTGACCTTGGCCTCTGGCAGGGAATGACCAAGGCGGAAATTGAGCTCGCATGGCCCGGAGCGCATGCCGCGCGCGGGCAGGATATGGCGCACTTTTGCCCCCCGCATGGCGAAAGCTTCATGCAGGCCCAGCGCCGCGCTCTGGCGGCTGTGGCGCGCTGGAGGAGGTTTTACCCCGGTGCAACCCTGCTCATGGTTTCGCATGCGGGTATTCTGGGCAGCCTGCTGGCCCACTACCTTGCCCTGCCGCTCAAGGATGTGCTGCGCATACCCCAATACTACGGGTGCCGCGCCTTTGTGCCGGAATGGTAG
- a CDS encoding SMR family transporter: MDISSLFQNAALPLVLLAAALDVTVNMLLVRSDSFRRRAVGLLALALVGLAFYCLSLAVHHMDLAVAYAMWGGFGVLGTSVGGWLLLRQKLYPCAFAGIALLVCGMVLLHTS, encoded by the coding sequence ATGGATATTTCAAGCCTGTTCCAGAACGCCGCCCTGCCGCTGGTTTTGCTGGCCGCCGCGCTGGACGTGACCGTCAACATGCTGCTTGTGCGCTCCGACAGCTTCCGCCGCCGCGCCGTGGGCCTGCTGGCCCTTGCGCTGGTGGGGCTGGCTTTCTATTGCCTTTCACTGGCAGTTCATCATATGGATTTGGCCGTGGCTTACGCCATGTGGGGCGGTTTTGGCGTGCTTGGCACATCCGTGGGCGGATGGCTGTTGCTGCGCCAAAAGCTCTACCCCTGCGCATTTGCAGGTATTGCCCTGCTTGTCTGCGGCATGGTGCTGCTGCACACAAGCTGA
- a CDS encoding DMT family transporter produces the protein MLRSKPYHWCCLVASVFLEVGGTLVMKLAQGWAFPHAQILGLVVMWLAIAMSYFFLSKAVTGIPVGVTFAFWEGLGLTCITLGSVLFLNEALTLRRALGLACVLSGALLVNYGTGHGTPKPSREESPTASGKAVARKPRAEGPALNNGLAAGGNR, from the coding sequence ATGCTTAGATCAAAACCGTACCATTGGTGCTGCCTTGTTGCCTCCGTATTTCTGGAGGTGGGCGGAACACTTGTCATGAAGCTGGCGCAGGGCTGGGCTTTTCCCCACGCACAGATTTTGGGGCTGGTTGTCATGTGGCTGGCCATCGCCATGTCCTACTTTTTTTTGTCCAAGGCCGTTACGGGCATTCCCGTCGGCGTGACCTTTGCCTTCTGGGAAGGGCTGGGCCTGACCTGCATCACTCTGGGCAGCGTGCTTTTTCTGAACGAAGCCCTGACCTTGCGCCGCGCGTTGGGTCTGGCCTGCGTGCTTTCTGGCGCTTTGCTGGTCAATTACGGAACCGGGCACGGAACACCCAAGCCCAGTCGCGAGGAATCCCCCACGGCCAGCGGCAAGGCTGTAGCCCGCAAGCCGCGCGCAGAAGGGCCTGCCCTGAATAACGGCCTTGCTGCAGGAGGGAACAGATGA
- the hisA gene encoding 1-(5-phosphoribosyl)-5-[(5-phosphoribosylamino)methylideneamino]imidazole-4-carboxamide isomerase gives MILFPAVDIQDGKAVRLKQGRAHESTVFAEDPTDAAKAWEAHGAHWLHVVDLDGAFDGAAKSREIVRRICTALSIPVQLGGGIRDMATAQAYFDAGVSRLIIGTLALEQPELFAEMCRAFPGRIGVSLDAEGGKLKTRGWVADTGLTVDGALPRLLADGAAFIIYTDIERDGMQCGVNVAALEHLSRLSTVPVIAAGGVATLADVQKLYPLTRTTSLVGAVSGRALYEGTLNLEEANAWIAAQ, from the coding sequence ATGATTCTGTTTCCCGCCGTGGACATTCAGGACGGCAAGGCCGTGCGCCTCAAGCAGGGCCGCGCTCATGAAAGCACCGTCTTTGCCGAAGACCCCACAGATGCCGCCAAAGCCTGGGAAGCGCACGGCGCTCACTGGCTGCACGTGGTTGATCTGGATGGAGCCTTTGACGGCGCGGCCAAAAGCCGCGAGATCGTGCGCCGCATCTGCACCGCGCTGTCCATTCCAGTGCAGCTTGGCGGCGGTATCCGCGACATGGCGACAGCGCAGGCCTACTTTGATGCGGGTGTTTCACGCCTGATTATCGGCACCCTGGCTCTGGAACAGCCCGAGCTTTTTGCCGAGATGTGCCGCGCCTTTCCTGGCCGCATTGGCGTTTCGCTGGATGCGGAAGGCGGCAAGCTCAAGACACGTGGATGGGTTGCCGACACCGGCCTGACCGTTGATGGGGCGCTGCCCCGCCTGCTGGCCGATGGCGCTGCATTCATCATCTATACCGATATCGAACGCGACGGCATGCAGTGCGGCGTTAACGTGGCTGCTCTGGAGCATCTTTCGCGCCTTTCCACGGTGCCTGTCATTGCGGCGGGCGGCGTTGCAACGCTGGCAGATGTGCAGAAGCTCTACCCCCTCACCCGCACTACCAGCCTTGTGGGCGCGGTGAGCGGCAGGGCGCTGTACGAGGGCACCCTCAACCTTGAGGAAGCCAACGCCTGGATCGCCGCTCAATAG
- a CDS encoding imidazoleglycerol-phosphate dehydratase — protein MSDTAPRTSTQERKSAETDIRLELNIDGQGITDVKTGFGLLDHMLTLTAFWAGMDLRLVCEGDMEVDAHHTTEDVGLLLGKALLEALGDRAGIARVGYGRVPMDEALAEATVDISGRPWLEWRGGELLPPVLAGEEKDLWREFYKAFASSARCNLHVEFRYGQNGHHLLESAAKGLGLALAQAVRRNGTTIRSTKGGLD, from the coding sequence ATGAGCGACACCGCCCCCAGAACCTCCACGCAAGAGCGCAAAAGCGCCGAAACCGACATCCGGCTTGAACTGAACATTGACGGTCAGGGCATTACGGACGTGAAAACAGGTTTTGGCCTGCTCGACCATATGTTGACGCTGACAGCTTTTTGGGCTGGTATGGATCTGCGTCTGGTGTGCGAGGGCGACATGGAAGTGGACGCCCACCACACCACGGAAGACGTGGGGCTGCTGCTCGGCAAGGCGCTGCTTGAAGCCCTTGGCGACAGGGCGGGCATTGCCCGCGTGGGCTATGGGCGTGTTCCCATGGACGAAGCCCTGGCAGAAGCCACTGTTGATATCTCGGGCCGCCCCTGGCTTGAGTGGCGAGGCGGCGAATTGCTGCCCCCGGTTCTGGCCGGGGAAGAAAAAGACCTCTGGCGGGAATTTTACAAGGCATTTGCAAGCAGTGCGCGCTGCAATCTGCATGTGGAGTTCCGCTATGGCCAGAACGGTCATCATCTGCTGGAATCGGCGGCCAAGGGCCTGGGGCTTGCCCTGGCCCAGGCAGTGCGCCGGAACGGCACAACCATCAGAAGCACAAAGGGAGGTCTTGATTGA
- the tatC gene encoding twin-arginine translocase subunit TatC: MGLMDHLSELRGRLVRCCLAVMVGFIACWAVVDPIFDALVAPLLSVLPDGSHAIYTTLPEGFFTRMHIAFVAGVFVSSPAIFYQVWAFIAPGLYEEEKRSIIPVAVMSAFFFVSGGAFCYFIVFPNAFAFFMSYATDTIVAMPKISDYLSFVLKLILAFGLVFEMPLFAFFLARMGIITAELMRRVRRYAILAIFIVAAILSPPDVVSQLLMAAPMLVLYEVSIFVAAGFGKKPAKEEDESKEKSEGEDGETADAETKTGKDENTSEKP; this comes from the coding sequence ATGGGCCTCATGGACCACCTCTCGGAGCTGCGCGGTCGCCTTGTGCGCTGCTGCCTCGCTGTCATGGTGGGCTTTATAGCCTGCTGGGCCGTGGTTGATCCCATTTTTGACGCCCTTGTGGCACCTCTGCTGAGCGTTCTGCCTGACGGCTCGCACGCCATTTACACCACCCTGCCCGAAGGCTTTTTCACCCGCATGCATATTGCCTTTGTGGCTGGCGTGTTTGTGAGCAGCCCTGCAATTTTTTATCAGGTGTGGGCTTTCATCGCTCCCGGCCTGTATGAAGAAGAAAAACGGAGCATCATACCCGTTGCCGTTATGTCGGCCTTCTTCTTTGTCAGCGGCGGAGCCTTCTGTTATTTCATAGTTTTTCCCAATGCATTTGCCTTCTTTATGAGCTACGCCACAGACACCATCGTGGCCATGCCCAAGATCAGCGATTACCTGAGTTTTGTACTCAAGCTCATTCTTGCCTTTGGCCTTGTGTTTGAAATGCCGCTGTTTGCCTTCTTTCTGGCGCGCATGGGCATTATTACCGCAGAACTCATGCGTCGTGTACGGCGTTATGCCATTCTGGCCATTTTCATCGTGGCGGCAATTCTTTCACCGCCCGATGTGGTGTCGCAGCTGCTCATGGCCGCGCCCATGCTTGTTCTTTATGAAGTGAGCATCTTTGTAGCCGCTGGCTTTGGCAAAAAGCCTGCGAAGGAAGAAGACGAATCCAAAGAAAAGTCTGAAGGCGAAGACGGCGAAACCGCCGATGCCGAGACAAAAACGGGCAAGGATGAAAATACCTCGGAGAAGCCATGA
- the tatB gene encoding Sec-independent protein translocase protein TatB, with product MFGIGSTELLVILVVALIVLGPKSLANVSRTLGKAMGEFRRVSTDFQRTLNAEAEEEEQRKRKQEAARAAKEAAAAAKEAHAAEMATAAAAATEAQPAATTTAQADNIPASEVVIDATATRPVADAGQNTATPTNETAQPEAPKPTVADAPVVEAAHTAEAKAEAQPVAGTAASAEGAAPVAPPAGSPLAEALAKTKAEAEAAEAKLASAPLGAPQAAATPDNGGKA from the coding sequence ATGTTCGGGATAGGAAGCACTGAACTTCTGGTCATCCTTGTGGTGGCCCTCATTGTACTTGGCCCCAAAAGCCTTGCCAACGTGTCGCGCACACTGGGCAAGGCCATGGGGGAGTTCCGCCGCGTTTCCACAGATTTTCAGCGCACGCTGAATGCTGAGGCAGAGGAAGAGGAACAGCGTAAGCGCAAGCAGGAAGCCGCCAGAGCGGCAAAGGAAGCTGCTGCTGCCGCCAAGGAAGCCCACGCCGCCGAAATGGCTACCGCTGCCGCAGCGGCAACCGAGGCCCAGCCTGCTGCAACGACAACAGCACAGGCTGACAATATTCCTGCCTCAGAGGTGGTTATTGACGCCACGGCTACCCGGCCTGTCGCCGATGCGGGGCAGAACACAGCCACTCCAACAAACGAAACGGCTCAGCCCGAGGCCCCAAAGCCCACGGTTGCGGACGCTCCGGTTGTCGAAGCAGCCCACACCGCAGAGGCCAAGGCCGAAGCCCAGCCTGTCGCGGGCACGGCAGCATCCGCCGAAGGGGCAGCCCCCGTTGCTCCGCCTGCTGGCAGCCCTCTGGCTGAAGCCCTTGCCAAAACAAAGGCCGAGGCAGAAGCCGCGGAAGCCAAGCTGGCCTCTGCCCCCTTGGGCGCGCCCCAAGCCGCCGCTACCCCTGACAATGGCGGCAAGGCATGA
- the guaA gene encoding glutamine-hydrolyzing GMP synthase, whose translation MPSKVIIIDYGSQVTQLIARRVREAGVYSEIHSCITTAAQVAAMKPSAIILSGGPASVGEADAPVLDPAFLELGVPVLGICYGMQLLAQNLGGQLAQSLTREYGPSDLTLTAPCALWEGIESTSRVWMSHGDKVLAPPPGFTVTGRTPTLDVAAMADEARKIYAVQFHPEVHHSVDGERMLRNFLFKVAGIKPDWTMSSFVERVVAEMAEQVGDRHVVCALSGGIDSTVVAVLLNRAIGKRLHCIFVDNGLLRLGEGDEVVSYLREHFDLNLDFVQAQERFLSKLAGVDDPEKKRKIIGHTFIEIFDEESKKLPQVDFLAQGTLYPDVIESISHKGPSAVIKSHHNVGGLPDTMKLKLIEPLRELFKDEVRKVAAELGMPDSIVWRHPFPGPGLAIRVLGEITEERLQILRLADKIVQQELRESGWYRKVWQGFAVLLPLKTVGVMGDGRTYEHVIALRVVDSVDAMTADWARLPAELIERMSSRIINEVKGVNRVVYDVSSKPPSTIEWE comes from the coding sequence ATGCCCAGCAAAGTCATAATTATTGACTACGGCTCACAGGTTACCCAGCTCATCGCGCGCCGCGTGCGCGAAGCCGGGGTTTACTCCGAAATACATTCCTGCATCACCACCGCCGCCCAGGTGGCGGCAATGAAGCCTTCCGCCATCATCCTTTCCGGTGGCCCGGCCAGCGTTGGCGAAGCCGATGCTCCGGTTCTTGACCCCGCTTTTCTTGAGCTTGGCGTGCCGGTGCTCGGCATCTGCTACGGCATGCAGCTGCTGGCCCAGAACCTTGGCGGCCAGCTTGCCCAGTCGCTCACGCGCGAATACGGCCCCTCCGACCTCACCCTCACCGCGCCCTGCGCCCTGTGGGAAGGCATTGAATCCACCAGCCGCGTATGGATGAGCCACGGCGACAAGGTGCTTGCGCCGCCGCCAGGCTTTACCGTGACGGGCCGCACGCCGACTCTGGATGTGGCCGCCATGGCTGACGAAGCCCGCAAAATCTACGCCGTGCAGTTCCACCCCGAAGTGCACCACAGCGTGGACGGCGAGCGCATGCTGCGCAACTTCCTGTTCAAGGTTGCGGGCATCAAGCCCGACTGGACCATGTCTTCGTTTGTGGAGCGCGTGGTTGCCGAAATGGCCGAGCAGGTGGGCGACCGCCACGTGGTCTGCGCCCTTTCTGGCGGCATAGATTCCACAGTGGTGGCCGTGCTGCTCAACAGGGCCATCGGCAAGCGCCTGCACTGCATCTTCGTGGATAACGGCCTGCTGCGCCTTGGCGAAGGCGACGAAGTGGTCAGCTACCTGCGCGAACACTTTGACCTCAACCTCGACTTTGTGCAGGCTCAGGAACGTTTTCTTTCCAAGCTTGCAGGCGTGGATGATCCCGAAAAGAAGCGCAAGATCATCGGGCACACCTTTATTGAAATTTTCGACGAAGAATCCAAAAAGCTGCCCCAGGTGGACTTTCTGGCGCAGGGCACCCTGTACCCTGACGTTATCGAATCCATCTCGCACAAAGGTCCCAGCGCCGTTATCAAGAGCCACCACAACGTGGGCGGTCTGCCCGATACCATGAAGCTCAAGCTCATCGAGCCCCTGCGCGAACTCTTCAAGGACGAAGTGCGCAAGGTTGCCGCAGAGCTTGGCATGCCCGACTCCATCGTGTGGCGGCATCCCTTCCCCGGCCCCGGCCTCGCCATCCGCGTGCTTGGCGAAATCACCGAAGAACGCCTCCAGATTCTGCGCCTGGCCGACAAGATCGTACAGCAGGAACTGCGCGAATCCGGCTGGTACCGCAAGGTATGGCAGGGCTTTGCCGTGCTGCTGCCGCTCAAGACCGTTGGCGTCATGGGCGATGGCCGCACCTACGAACATGTTATCGCCCTGCGCGTGGTCGACAGCGTGGACGCCATGACAGCTGACTGGGCGCGCCTGCCTGCGGAACTGATCGAGCGCATGTCGAGCCGCATCATCAACGAGGTCAAGGGCGTCAACCGCGTGGTGTACGACGTTTCTTCCAAGCCGCCGAGCACAATTGAGTGGGAATAA
- the guaB gene encoding IMP dehydrogenase, giving the protein MFTNRGKALTFDDILLVPGFSDITPDAVDISTWLTPEIPLRIPLLSAAMDTVTEAAMAISMARMGGIGIIHKNMPVARQRLEVEKVKKSESGMILDPVTISPNNTVQEALDLMSDFRVSGLPVVENGRLVGILTNRDVRFVQDGAAVRVSEVMTSTNLVTVPMGTSLEESKRHLHEHRIEKLLVVDEEGLLRGLITMKDIDKVQKYPNACKDSNGRLRVGAAIGIGRDCESRSEQLIEAGADVLVLDSAHGHSVNVLNAIRMVKGAFPNCQLVAGNVATYEGAKAILEAGADSVKIGIGPGSICTTRIVAGVGVPQVTAIMDGSRAAREMDRCCIADGGIKFSGDIVKALVVGAHSVMIGSLFAGTEESPGETILYQGRTYKIYRGMGSIDAMKDGSSDRYFQEKSKKLVPEGIVGRVPYRGPVMEAVYQLMGGLRSGMGYVGAHNLNDLFENTTFCEISPAGLRESHVHDVVITKEAPNYRIEN; this is encoded by the coding sequence ATGTTCACCAATCGCGGTAAGGCGCTGACCTTCGACGACATTTTGCTAGTCCCCGGCTTTTCGGACATCACCCCCGACGCCGTTGACATCTCCACCTGGCTCACCCCCGAAATTCCCCTGCGCATCCCCCTGCTCTCCGCCGCCATGGACACCGTGACTGAAGCGGCCATGGCCATTTCCATGGCCCGCATGGGCGGCATCGGCATCATCCATAAGAACATGCCTGTTGCGCGGCAGCGTCTTGAGGTGGAAAAGGTCAAGAAGAGCGAAAGCGGCATGATCCTTGACCCTGTGACCATTTCGCCCAACAACACAGTGCAGGAAGCCCTGGACCTCATGTCCGACTTCCGCGTGTCGGGCTTGCCCGTGGTTGAGAATGGCCGTCTGGTGGGCATTCTTACCAACCGCGACGTGCGCTTTGTACAGGACGGCGCGGCAGTGCGCGTTTCTGAAGTGATGACCAGCACCAACCTCGTGACGGTGCCCATGGGCACCTCGCTTGAAGAATCCAAGCGCCACCTGCACGAACACCGCATCGAAAAGCTCCTGGTGGTGGATGAGGAAGGCCTCTTGCGCGGCCTCATCACCATGAAGGACATCGACAAAGTCCAGAAGTACCCCAACGCCTGCAAAGACTCCAACGGCCGCTTGCGCGTGGGTGCCGCCATCGGCATCGGGCGCGACTGCGAATCACGTTCCGAGCAGCTGATCGAGGCTGGCGCGGACGTGCTGGTGCTCGATTCTGCCCACGGGCATTCGGTCAACGTGCTCAACGCCATCCGCATGGTCAAGGGCGCGTTCCCCAACTGCCAGCTCGTGGCAGGCAACGTTGCCACCTACGAAGGCGCCAAGGCCATTCTTGAGGCAGGCGCTGATTCCGTCAAAATCGGTATCGGACCCGGCTCCATCTGCACCACCCGCATTGTGGCTGGCGTGGGCGTGCCGCAGGTTACCGCCATTATGGACGGCAGCCGCGCCGCGCGCGAGATGGACCGCTGCTGCATTGCCGACGGCGGCATCAAGTTCTCCGGCGATATCGTCAAGGCCCTTGTGGTTGGCGCGCACTCGGTGATGATCGGCTCCCTCTTTGCCGGCACCGAGGAAAGCCCCGGCGAAACCATTCTGTATCAGGGCCGTACCTACAAGATTTATCGCGGCATGGGTTCCATTGACGCCATGAAGGATGGCAGCTCTGACCGCTACTTCCAGGAAAAAAGCAAGAAGCTCGTGCCTGAAGGCATTGTTGGCCGCGTGCCTTATCGCGGCCCGGTCATGGAAGCCGTGTACCAGCTCATGGGCGGCCTGCGCTCCGGCATGGGCTATGTGGGCGCGCACAACCTGAACGACCTTTTTGAAAACACCACCTTCTGTGAAATTTCACCTGCGGGCCTGCGCGAAAGCCATGTCCACGATGTTGTTATCACGAAGGAAGCGCCGAACTACCGCATCGAGAACTAG